The Corynebacterium vitaeruminis DSM 20294 genome window below encodes:
- a CDS encoding S1 family peptidase: protein MQKLLRKSSRVAVALMSMAAVASVAPNAGAQEVLPEQISSLLPKETVDQVNAAVSSAQEQVDQAVQQVQQAVQPAQQEYADQGFQPIVDGPNYHWTNDLSSQVMAATPGPVLHRVQGSWFNAPDVPAESIEAEKQGESLYGPGTPIYVGDNDLCTVAFTGTDAAGRKLAVTAGHCGGVGSQVTSADSWRVGPSGTVAATNPNLDYSVIELGSNAKITNTYNGVTVNQLGQGSLAPGQVACKSGVATGNTCGMTWSSQPNTQFTQICASQGDSGAPVLLGDRVVGMVNGGMLPIASASCRTPLQGPLFMPTVSVPVDSILADLNSRDAVGTGFTPAS, encoded by the coding sequence GATGGCGGCGGTCGCGAGTGTCGCGCCGAATGCGGGGGCGCAGGAGGTGCTGCCGGAGCAGATCTCCTCGCTGCTGCCCAAGGAAACGGTGGACCAGGTCAACGCCGCCGTCTCCTCGGCGCAGGAACAGGTGGATCAGGCGGTCCAGCAGGTGCAGCAGGCCGTGCAGCCCGCCCAGCAGGAGTACGCGGACCAGGGCTTCCAGCCCATCGTCGACGGCCCCAACTACCACTGGACCAACGACCTCTCCTCCCAGGTGATGGCGGCCACCCCGGGCCCGGTGCTGCACCGCGTGCAGGGCAGCTGGTTTAACGCGCCCGACGTGCCGGCCGAGTCCATCGAAGCCGAGAAGCAGGGCGAGTCGCTCTACGGGCCGGGCACGCCGATCTACGTCGGGGACAACGACCTGTGCACCGTGGCGTTCACCGGCACCGACGCCGCGGGCCGCAAGCTCGCCGTCACCGCTGGCCACTGCGGCGGCGTGGGCTCGCAGGTCACCTCGGCCGACTCCTGGCGCGTGGGGCCCAGCGGCACGGTCGCCGCCACCAACCCGAACCTCGACTACTCCGTCATCGAGCTGGGCTCGAACGCCAAGATCACCAACACCTACAACGGCGTGACCGTCAACCAGCTCGGCCAGGGCAGCCTCGCCCCCGGCCAGGTGGCCTGCAAGTCGGGCGTGGCCACGGGCAACACCTGCGGCATGACCTGGTCGAGCCAGCCGAACACCCAGTTCACCCAGATCTGCGCGAGCCAGGGCGACTCGGGGGCTCCGGTCCTGCTCGGCGACCGCGTGGTGGGCATGGTCAACGGCGGCATGCTGCCGATCGCCTCGGCCAGCTGCCGCACCCCGTTGCAGGGCCCGCTGTTCATGCCCACGGTCTCCGTGCCGGTGGACTCCATCCTGGCGGACCTCAACTCCCGCGACGCCGTGGGGACGGGGTTCACCCCGGCCTCCTAG
- a CDS encoding FeoA family protein, translating into MTTALLADSMATVGLGNACRVVGIDENVEHKQRRRLAELGIRPGSTFTVTQRISGGGLIIKKLSTRYAIDKRTASRIEVEVLS; encoded by the coding sequence ATGACAACCGCGCTGCTTGCTGATTCTATGGCGACGGTCGGCCTGGGTAACGCCTGCCGCGTGGTGGGAATCGACGAGAACGTCGAGCATAAGCAGCGTCGTCGCCTCGCCGAGCTGGGCATCCGTCCGGGCTCCACCTTCACCGTGACCCAGCGGATCTCCGGGGGAGGGCTCATCATCAAGAAGCTGTCCACCCGCTACGCGATCGACAAGCGCACCGCGTCCCGCATCGAGGTCGAAGTCCTTTCATGA
- the feoB gene encoding ferrous iron transport protein B: MTTPDFSACKCSDTGLKTAPEGAPIIALIGAPNSGKSTLFNGLTGARVQMGNWPGTSVEISRGAWGTYDLIDFPGAYSLDAHSPDEAFTRAMIVEAAPEDRPDVVMVAVDAASLERGLYMVAQLLESPHRVVVVVTKSDVAADAGQSLDVAALSAATGCPVVAVDPRHRRGLDQVENAIAVALAREPWRREAPASCCVDELELIDDRYAWIENATAKAMTVGEAPKSTLTEKIDRFALHPVAGPLLFLAVMWVVFQITTTVAAPIQDAVSGFFEGPLSDWTSGLLGLLHIDSSLVRGLLIDGLIVGVGTVLSFAPLMALMFLCLAVLEDSGYMARAAVVTDRVMKAIGLPGKAFIPIVVGFGCNVPAISSTRVLSQRDHRIMTALLVPFASCSARLTVYAMLGATFFPGHSGTVVFAMYVISIALIVCMGWVFRRLLWRTLGTEALVIDLPVYQIPGLRLAASVTWTRVKGFLQTAGGIIVICVAAVFALQSTPVTSGYSFADEDLPVAESAYGEIASAVAPVFKPAGFDSWSISGTLVTGFIAKEAVISTWAQTYALEDPSDESAADQGSSALAGAIREDFDTASGGHSIAAIWAFMVFLLAYTPCVATMAALKREIGWKWTFFAVGVELTTAWVLAVAVFNVLRVWF; encoded by the coding sequence ATGACCACCCCCGACTTTTCCGCCTGCAAGTGCTCGGACACGGGGCTGAAGACCGCCCCCGAGGGCGCGCCCATCATCGCGCTCATCGGCGCGCCGAACTCCGGCAAGTCCACGCTCTTTAACGGCCTGACCGGCGCCCGGGTGCAGATGGGCAACTGGCCCGGCACCTCCGTGGAGATCTCCCGCGGCGCGTGGGGCACCTACGACCTCATCGACTTCCCCGGCGCCTATTCGCTCGACGCGCACAGCCCGGACGAGGCGTTCACCCGCGCCATGATCGTCGAGGCCGCCCCCGAGGACCGCCCCGACGTGGTCATGGTCGCCGTCGACGCCGCCAGCCTGGAGCGCGGCCTCTACATGGTCGCCCAGCTCTTGGAGTCCCCGCACCGCGTCGTGGTGGTGGTCACCAAGTCCGACGTCGCCGCCGATGCCGGACAGAGCCTCGACGTGGCCGCGCTGTCCGCCGCGACCGGCTGCCCCGTGGTCGCCGTCGACCCCCGCCACCGGCGCGGGCTGGACCAGGTGGAAAACGCGATCGCGGTGGCCCTGGCGCGCGAGCCTTGGCGTCGTGAAGCGCCTGCAAGCTGCTGCGTCGACGAGCTCGAGCTTATCGACGACCGCTACGCGTGGATCGAAAACGCCACCGCGAAGGCGATGACCGTGGGCGAGGCCCCGAAGTCGACGCTCACGGAGAAGATCGACCGCTTCGCGCTGCACCCGGTTGCCGGGCCGCTGCTCTTCCTCGCGGTGATGTGGGTGGTCTTCCAGATCACCACGACGGTCGCCGCGCCGATTCAGGACGCCGTCAGCGGCTTCTTCGAGGGGCCGCTGTCCGACTGGACGAGCGGCCTGCTGGGGCTCTTGCACATCGATTCCTCGCTGGTCAGGGGCCTGCTGATCGACGGGCTCATCGTCGGCGTGGGCACGGTCTTAAGCTTCGCGCCGCTCATGGCGCTCATGTTCTTGTGCCTGGCGGTGCTGGAGGACTCCGGCTACATGGCGCGAGCGGCCGTGGTCACCGACCGGGTGATGAAGGCCATCGGCCTGCCCGGCAAGGCGTTCATCCCGATCGTGGTGGGCTTCGGCTGCAACGTGCCGGCGATCTCGTCCACGCGCGTGCTCAGCCAGCGCGACCACCGCATCATGACGGCGCTCCTAGTGCCGTTCGCCTCGTGCAGCGCCCGGCTGACTGTGTACGCGATGCTGGGGGCGACGTTCTTCCCCGGCCACTCGGGCACCGTCGTGTTCGCGATGTACGTCATCTCGATCGCGCTCATCGTGTGCATGGGCTGGGTGTTCCGGCGCCTGCTGTGGCGCACGCTGGGCACCGAGGCGCTGGTCATCGACCTGCCCGTGTACCAGATCCCGGGGCTTCGGCTGGCGGCGTCGGTGACGTGGACCCGCGTGAAGGGCTTCCTGCAGACCGCGGGCGGGATCATCGTCATCTGCGTGGCGGCGGTGTTCGCGCTGCAGTCCACGCCGGTGACCTCCGGCTACTCCTTCGCCGACGAGGACCTGCCGGTCGCCGAGAGCGCCTACGGCGAGATCGCCTCGGCGGTCGCGCCGGTGTTCAAGCCGGCCGGCTTCGACAGCTGGTCGATCTCGGGCACGCTGGTGACGGGCTTCATCGCCAAGGAGGCGGTCATTTCCACGTGGGCGCAGACCTACGCGCTGGAGGACCCCTCCGACGAGAGCGCCGCCGACCAGGGCAGCTCCGCGCTGGCGGGCGCGATCCGCGAGGACTTCGACACCGCCTCGGGCGGGCACTCCATCGCTGCGATCTGGGCCTTCATGGTGTTCCTACTCGCCTACACTCCGTGCGTGGCCACGATGGCGGCGCTCAAGCGGGAGATCGGCTGGAAGTGGACTTTCTTCGCCGTCGGCGTCGAGCTGACGACGGCGTGGGTCCTGGCCGTGGCCGTCTTCAACGTGCTGAGGGTGTGGTTCTGA
- a CDS encoding FeoC-like transcriptional regulator: MRPASMVLKAISEGKTNAIDIAAATGLRESMVRALLEHFKRDGTLAAEETGCSTDGHCSSCAVANSCGTKQLLTLRVCS; encoded by the coding sequence ATGCGCCCGGCGAGCATGGTGCTCAAAGCGATCTCGGAGGGTAAGACCAACGCGATCGACATCGCCGCGGCCACGGGGCTGCGCGAGTCGATGGTGCGCGCGCTGCTCGAGCACTTCAAGCGCGACGGCACGCTCGCGGCCGAGGAAACCGGGTGCAGCACGGACGGACACTGCTCGAGCTGCGCGGTGGCCAACTCCTGCGGCACGAAGCAGCTGCTGACGCTGCGGGTGTGCAGTTAA
- a CDS encoding HNH endonuclease signature motif containing protein, whose product MNALRAYGAARGNPLALLREARGRSAAEIAAEGVEDADAALLCQLADVYVGETSFSRRQKDAVAAIEANGHSMAALEVVERLARALPQQHLKWQLRVELCRTPGSAGELEAHGAMLLAELKPERKDPEPGARIKRRPSQVWSVTFTGPAEKIAEIYEPIKHEDDPVEAARAAMSGGGGVATVLRPMVVIPLDELDTVLDGTGDETVLRCSDGVERTSTQVAQMAMEKRWHFALMHPVEGPVDLVRSERVANRKQRMLATAENPTCPWDGCNKPADECQVHHLRPWQLGGHTVSKNLTTCCAYHNGVNDDNPNAPPRRGRLERRGGRVKRVYR is encoded by the coding sequence ATGAACGCACTGCGGGCTTACGGCGCGGCCAGGGGCAATCCCCTGGCGCTGCTTCGTGAGGCCCGCGGCAGGAGCGCGGCGGAGATTGCCGCGGAGGGCGTCGAGGACGCTGACGCCGCTCTGCTTTGCCAGCTTGCCGACGTCTACGTGGGCGAGACGTCATTTAGCCGCCGCCAAAAGGACGCGGTGGCCGCCATCGAGGCCAACGGGCACTCGATGGCCGCGCTCGAGGTCGTCGAGCGGCTCGCGCGGGCCCTGCCGCAGCAGCACCTCAAGTGGCAGCTGCGGGTCGAGCTGTGCCGGACGCCGGGCAGCGCGGGCGAGCTCGAGGCCCACGGGGCGATGCTGCTGGCGGAGCTCAAGCCCGAGCGCAAGGACCCCGAGCCGGGCGCGCGGATCAAGCGCCGCCCCTCCCAGGTGTGGTCGGTGACCTTTACCGGCCCCGCGGAGAAAATCGCGGAGATCTACGAGCCCATCAAGCACGAGGACGACCCCGTCGAGGCGGCGCGGGCGGCCATGAGCGGGGGAGGGGGCGTGGCCACCGTCCTGCGGCCGATGGTGGTGATCCCGCTCGACGAGCTAGACACCGTGCTCGACGGAACGGGCGACGAGACCGTCCTGCGCTGCTCGGACGGGGTGGAACGCACGAGCACCCAGGTGGCTCAGATGGCGATGGAAAAGCGCTGGCACTTCGCGCTCATGCACCCGGTGGAGGGCCCGGTGGACCTGGTGCGCTCGGAGCGCGTCGCGAACCGGAAGCAGCGGATGCTCGCCACCGCCGAGAACCCCACCTGCCCGTGGGACGGGTGCAACAAGCCCGCCGACGAGTGCCAGGTCCACCACCTTCGGCCCTGGCAGCTGGGCGGGCACACCGTAAGCAAAAACCTCACCACCTGCTGCGCCTACCACAACGGCGTCAACGACGATAACCCCAACGCCCCGCCTCGGCGCGGGCGACTGGAGCGGCGAGGCGGGCGCGTTAAACGCGTGTACCGCTAG
- the hisN gene encoding histidinol-phosphatase — MTYSDDLAFALTLADLADELTLSRFEASDLHVDSKPDMTPVSDADIATEKLLRARIEKDRPTDAILGEEFGGDVALEGRQWIIDPIDGTKNYVRGVPVWATLIALLVDGRPVVGVVSAPALARRWWAAEGEGAFRTFAGGEPKRLHVSGVSTIEDASVSFSSLDGWRDRELLPGFLGLSDDTWRLRGFGDFFSYCLVAEGAVDIAAEPEVSLWDLAPLAILVEEAGGRFTSLAGVDGPHGGDALATNGLLHEAVRARLS; from the coding sequence ATGACCTACTCCGACGACCTCGCCTTCGCCCTCACACTCGCCGATCTCGCCGACGAGCTGACCCTGTCCCGCTTCGAGGCCAGCGACCTGCACGTCGACTCCAAGCCCGACATGACGCCGGTCTCCGACGCGGATATCGCCACCGAGAAGCTCCTGCGCGCCCGTATCGAAAAGGACCGCCCGACCGACGCGATCCTCGGCGAGGAGTTCGGCGGCGACGTCGCGCTCGAGGGCCGTCAGTGGATCATCGACCCCATCGACGGCACCAAGAACTACGTCCGCGGCGTTCCCGTGTGGGCCACGCTCATTGCGTTGCTTGTCGACGGCCGTCCGGTCGTCGGCGTCGTATCCGCACCCGCCCTGGCCCGGCGCTGGTGGGCGGCCGAGGGTGAGGGCGCCTTCCGCACCTTCGCGGGCGGTGAGCCGAAGCGGCTGCACGTCTCGGGGGTTTCGACCATCGAGGACGCCTCGGTGTCGTTTTCCTCCCTCGACGGCTGGCGCGACCGCGAGCTCCTGCCTGGTTTCCTGGGGCTGTCCGACGACACCTGGCGGCTGCGCGGCTTCGGCGACTTCTTCTCCTACTGCCTAGTCGCCGAGGGCGCGGTGGACATCGCCGCGGAGCCGGAGGTGTCGCTGTGGGACCTGGCCCCGCTCGCGATCCTCGTCGAGGAGGCCGGCGGCCGGTTCACCTCGCTCGCAGGCGTCGACGGCCCGCACGGCGGCGACGCGCTGGCCACCAACGGGCTGCTGCACGAGGCCGTGCGGGCACGCCTGAGCTAG
- a CDS encoding inositol monophosphatase family protein: protein MSSLSDMIATITKTFAIAHDKDSDEHLAQALVYNAGRLAWRMREQGVTVDQKTSISDVVTDADRAAERFVAGVLEILRPEDGLLGEEGASREAKSGRTWVVDPVDGTFNFTSGSDYWCSALALAEGDPDNPERLLFGAVHRPAMGYTWFGGPEIPTTRDGKQVKVSGADAAHLCLGTYLHPTYLANDELRSAWLKVPGQFASWRMLGAGSVDLGSVADGTLGAWMQHTVAAWDWLPGRALVEGAGGAATRIESGGVTWSVAGTKPAVDAITAALA from the coding sequence ATGAGTTCACTCAGCGACATGATTGCCACGATCACCAAGACCTTTGCCATCGCCCACGACAAGGACTCGGACGAGCACCTCGCCCAGGCGCTGGTCTACAACGCGGGGCGGCTGGCGTGGCGCATGCGCGAACAAGGTGTCACGGTGGACCAGAAGACCTCGATCAGCGACGTGGTCACCGACGCCGACCGCGCGGCTGAGCGCTTCGTCGCCGGCGTGCTGGAGATCCTGCGCCCCGAGGACGGCCTGCTCGGCGAGGAGGGCGCCTCCCGCGAGGCGAAAAGCGGGCGCACCTGGGTGGTCGACCCGGTCGACGGCACCTTCAACTTCACCTCCGGCTCCGACTACTGGTGCTCCGCCCTCGCGCTTGCCGAGGGCGATCCGGACAACCCGGAGCGCCTGCTGTTCGGCGCCGTCCACCGCCCCGCCATGGGCTACACCTGGTTCGGCGGCCCGGAGATCCCCACCACCCGCGACGGCAAGCAGGTGAAGGTCTCCGGCGCCGACGCCGCCCACCTGTGCCTGGGCACCTACCTGCACCCCACCTACCTGGCCAACGACGAGCTGCGTTCGGCGTGGCTGAAGGTTCCCGGCCAGTTCGCTTCCTGGCGCATGCTGGGGGCGGGATCGGTGGACCTGGGCTCGGTCGCCGACGGCACTCTCGGCGCCTGGATGCAGCACACCGTGGCCGCCTGGGACTGGCTGCCCGGCCGCGCGCTCGTGGAGGGCGCGGGCGGCGCCGCCACAAGGATCGAGTCCGGCGGCGTGACCTGGTCCGTGGCCGGAACGAAGCCCGCCGTCGACGCCATCACCGCCGCACTCGCCTAA
- the prfB gene encoding peptide chain release factor 2: MRPDTQAALARLDATLTSIEKVMDPEEMATRVRELEAQAADPSLWDDPDHAQKVTSELSSVQSQLKKLSGLRQRLGDVPVMYELAEEEGEGTELADEELAELTEEIESLEVKTMLSGEYDAREAVINIRSGAGGVDAADWAEMLMRMYTRWAEKNGHKVDVYDISCAEEAGIKSATFVVHGEYMYGQLSVEQGAHRLVRISPFDNQGRRQTSFAEVEVLPVVEQTDHIDIPDSEVRVDVYRSSGPGGQSVNTTDSAVRLTHIPTGIVVTCQNEKSQIQNKASAMRVLQAKLLERKRQEERAELDALGAGGNASWGNQMRSYVLHPYQMVKDLRTGYEVNDPTKVLDGDIDKFLEEGIRWRMAELNKEAS; encoded by the coding sequence ATGCGACCGGATACCCAAGCTGCACTAGCCAGGCTCGACGCCACCTTAACCTCCATCGAAAAGGTGATGGATCCCGAAGAGATGGCGACGCGGGTTCGCGAGCTGGAGGCGCAGGCGGCCGACCCGAGCCTGTGGGACGACCCCGACCACGCGCAGAAGGTCACCTCCGAGCTGTCCAGCGTCCAGTCCCAGCTCAAGAAGCTAAGCGGCCTGCGCCAGCGCCTGGGTGATGTCCCGGTCATGTACGAGCTGGCCGAGGAGGAAGGCGAGGGAACGGAGCTGGCCGACGAGGAGCTAGCCGAGCTCACCGAGGAGATCGAGTCCCTCGAGGTCAAGACCATGCTGTCCGGCGAGTACGACGCCCGCGAAGCCGTCATCAACATCCGCTCCGGCGCGGGCGGGGTCGACGCCGCCGACTGGGCCGAGATGCTCATGCGCATGTACACCCGCTGGGCGGAGAAGAACGGCCACAAGGTCGACGTCTACGACATCTCCTGCGCCGAGGAAGCGGGCATCAAGTCCGCCACCTTCGTCGTCCACGGCGAGTACATGTACGGCCAGCTCTCCGTCGAGCAGGGCGCGCACCGCCTAGTGCGCATCAGCCCGTTCGACAACCAGGGCCGCCGCCAGACCTCCTTCGCCGAGGTCGAGGTGCTGCCCGTCGTCGAGCAGACCGACCACATCGACATCCCCGACTCCGAGGTCCGCGTCGACGTCTACCGCTCTTCCGGCCCGGGCGGGCAGTCGGTCAACACCACCGACTCCGCCGTGCGGCTGACCCACATCCCCACTGGCATCGTGGTCACCTGCCAGAACGAGAAGTCGCAGATCCAGAACAAGGCGTCCGCCATGCGGGTGCTCCAGGCGAAGCTGCTCGAGCGCAAGCGCCAGGAGGAGCGTGCCGAGCTCGACGCCTTGGGCGCTGGCGGCAACGCCTCCTGGGGCAACCAGATGCGCTCCTACGTCCTGCACCCGTACCAGATGGTCAAGGACCTGCGCACCGGTTACGAGGTCAACGACCCCACCAAGGTTCTTGACGGCGACATCGACAAGTTCCTCGAGGAGGGCATCCGCTGGCGGATGGCCGAGCTGAACAAGGAGGCCTCATGA
- the ftsE gene encoding cell division ATP-binding protein FtsE — MITFDRVTKLYKTSTRPALDNISLTIDEGEFVFLIGPSGSGKSTFLQLLIRETNVSSGDIRMADFHVNKLRGKQINQLRQRIGYVFQDFRLLQQKNVYDNVAFALEVIGTKKDKIARLVPETLEMVGLAAKATRMPQELSGGEQQRVAIARASVNRPMLLLADEPTGNLDPDTSNDIMVLLNQINRTGTTVVMSTHNARAVNDMRRRVVELNLGKLVRDDAHGVYGEAQ; from the coding sequence ATGATCACCTTCGACCGCGTCACCAAGCTGTACAAGACCTCCACGCGCCCCGCGCTGGACAACATCTCGCTGACCATCGACGAGGGCGAGTTCGTCTTCCTCATCGGCCCGTCCGGCTCCGGCAAGTCCACCTTCCTGCAGCTGCTCATCCGCGAGACCAACGTCTCCAGCGGCGACATCCGCATGGCCGACTTCCACGTCAACAAGCTGCGCGGCAAGCAGATCAACCAGTTGCGCCAGCGCATCGGCTACGTCTTCCAGGACTTCCGCCTGCTCCAGCAGAAGAACGTCTACGACAACGTCGCCTTCGCGCTCGAGGTGATCGGCACGAAGAAGGACAAGATCGCAAGGCTGGTGCCCGAGACCCTCGAGATGGTGGGGCTGGCCGCCAAGGCCACCCGCATGCCGCAGGAGCTGTCCGGCGGCGAGCAGCAGCGCGTGGCCATCGCGCGCGCGAGCGTCAACCGCCCCATGCTGCTGCTCGCCGACGAGCCGACCGGCAACCTCGACCCGGACACGTCGAACGACATCATGGTCCTGCTCAACCAGATCAACCGGACCGGCACGACCGTGGTCATGTCCACCCACAACGCCCGCGCCGTCAACGACATGCGACGCAGAGTCGTCGAGCTGAACCTCGGCAAGCTTGTGCGTGACGACGCCCATGGCGTCTACGGCGAGGCCCAGTAG
- the ftsX gene encoding permease-like cell division protein FtsX, protein MGYVFRQAFTGLGRNITMTVALIITTAISLALLATGFLVTHMTEKTKEIYLGRVEVMVQLDDDISANDPDCSSDACKEVKDTLESRDGITSIEYYSREQSYQRFVEVFKDSDPVLVQETSPDALPAALHVRLADPLDTKPLEGIKDMSQVTDVVDQADDLRGATDNLDSIRNATFLFAGVQALAAIFLIANMVQIAAFNRREEISIMRMVGASRWYTQAPFVIEAVIGAVIGSVLAGGALFLGKAWVVDKTLRSLYQAQLIAPVTTADIWAVLPVIAVVGILFAAVTAQATLRFYVRK, encoded by the coding sequence ATGGGATACGTCTTCCGCCAGGCATTTACCGGCCTTGGCCGCAACATCACGATGACCGTCGCGCTCATCATCACCACCGCGATCTCGCTGGCGCTTCTGGCCACGGGCTTCCTCGTCACCCACATGACGGAGAAGACCAAGGAGATCTACCTCGGGCGCGTGGAGGTCATGGTTCAGCTCGACGACGACATCTCCGCCAACGACCCCGACTGCTCATCGGACGCCTGCAAGGAGGTCAAGGACACCCTGGAGAGCCGCGACGGGATCACCTCCATCGAGTACTACTCGCGCGAGCAGTCCTACCAGCGCTTCGTGGAGGTCTTCAAGGACTCCGACCCGGTCCTCGTCCAGGAGACCAGCCCCGACGCCCTGCCCGCCGCACTGCACGTGCGCCTGGCAGACCCGCTCGACACCAAGCCGCTGGAGGGCATCAAGGACATGTCTCAGGTGACCGACGTCGTCGACCAGGCCGACGACCTGCGCGGCGCCACCGACAACCTCGACTCCATCCGCAACGCCACCTTCCTGTTCGCGGGCGTGCAGGCGCTGGCGGCGATCTTCCTCATCGCCAACATGGTCCAGATCGCGGCGTTCAACCGCCGCGAGGAGATCTCGATCATGCGCATGGTCGGCGCCTCGCGCTGGTACACGCAGGCTCCGTTCGTCATCGAGGCCGTCATCGGCGCCGTCATCGGCTCGGTGCTCGCCGGCGGCGCGCTGTTCCTCGGCAAGGCGTGGGTGGTGGACAAGACCCTGCGCTCGCTCTACCAGGCGCAGCTCATCGCGCCGGTGACCACCGCCGACATCTGGGCGGTCCTGCCGGTCATCGCGGTGGTCGGCATCCTGTTTGCCGCCGTCACCGCGCAGGCGACGCTGCGCTTCTACGTCCGGAAATAA
- a CDS encoding MFS transporter: protein MFRQRNTLALFAAMLVAAIGKGVYLSVSVIFLLTVVGLSPAQVGAGTSAAAVCGLVFSFPIGVLADRIGQKPTLFALMAVEAAAMGSFALTHSFWHFVVSVCLFSAAFTASFPVTQSIVAVITTERVKAMAVILALRNLGIGAGSIIAVPFLNSGSEHTGRLVLALVSASMAVALIGIGLIRVPREVRSAPLGQAFAALRDVRFATLALLVNVPTFVIHIMLIGMPLWITANGVLFHRFVAIGLVVNTLVIVVAQLPITGLVTGLRRAQVALYFAGFGLLLSCSLLAYGLLSDAYGLLVAIVIVVVTLLAVTECAQTSASWTISYALAPAEQRTTYLALFNMAFSVVEIIAPLVISTWVMDQGRVGWLTLGVVLSVVSVISGRRSAASPAR from the coding sequence ATGTTTCGCCAGCGCAACACCCTCGCCCTGTTCGCCGCCATGCTCGTCGCCGCGATCGGCAAGGGCGTCTACCTGTCCGTCTCGGTGATCTTCCTGCTCACCGTCGTGGGGCTCAGCCCCGCGCAGGTGGGCGCGGGCACCTCCGCCGCGGCCGTGTGCGGGCTGGTGTTCAGCTTCCCCATCGGCGTGCTCGCCGACCGCATCGGCCAGAAGCCCACCCTGTTCGCGCTCATGGCCGTCGAGGCGGCGGCGATGGGGTCGTTCGCGCTCACGCACAGCTTCTGGCACTTCGTCGTGAGCGTGTGCCTGTTCTCCGCTGCCTTCACCGCGTCGTTCCCGGTCACGCAGTCGATCGTCGCGGTCATCACCACCGAGCGCGTCAAGGCGATGGCGGTCATCCTCGCGCTGCGCAACCTGGGCATCGGGGCGGGCTCGATCATCGCGGTGCCCTTCCTCAACTCCGGCTCCGAACACACCGGCCGCCTCGTGCTGGCGCTGGTCTCGGCGAGCATGGCGGTGGCGCTCATCGGCATCGGGCTGATCCGCGTGCCGCGCGAGGTGCGCTCGGCCCCGCTCGGTCAGGCGTTCGCGGCGCTGCGCGACGTGCGCTTTGCCACGCTCGCGCTCTTGGTCAACGTGCCCACCTTCGTCATCCACATCATGCTCATCGGCATGCCACTGTGGATCACCGCCAACGGCGTGCTCTTCCACCGCTTCGTCGCCATCGGGCTCGTGGTGAACACGCTGGTCATCGTGGTCGCGCAGCTGCCGATCACGGGGCTGGTCACGGGGCTTCGCCGCGCCCAAGTCGCGCTCTACTTCGCGGGCTTCGGCCTGCTCTTAAGCTGCAGCCTGCTCGCTTACGGTTTGCTTTCCGACGCCTACGGCTTGCTGGTCGCGATCGTCATCGTGGTGGTTACGCTCTTGGCGGTGACCGAGTGCGCGCAGACCAGCGCCTCGTGGACGATCTCCTACGCGCTGGCCCCGGCCGAGCAGCGCACCACCTACCTAGCGCTGTTCAACATGGCGTTCTCGGTGGTGGAAATCATCGCGCCCCTGGTCATCTCCACGTGGGTGATGGACCAGGGGCGAGTGGGCTGGCTGACGCTCGGCGTGGTGCTTTCCGTGGTGAGCGTTATTTCCGGACGTAGAAGCGCAGCGTCGCCTGCGCGGTGA
- the yczE gene encoding membrane protein YczE, protein MTRLANLGPVEQIRAGRFPRRFAQLMVGLSLFGLGLALIIVSGLGAPPWSVLEVAVAHRAGLSVGSANIIISFLVLAAWVPLRIVPGLGTVLNAIWIGVSIDASMRFLAAPDPWWAKALMMAVGIVVVGFASSLYIGAQFGPGPRDGLMTGLHSRFGWSIARVRIGLEVAVLAAGWLLGGPVGIGTVAYAAFLGPIIGATLAPCIVPLGDLEDSEVTD, encoded by the coding sequence GTGACTCGACTGGCAAACCTGGGTCCCGTGGAGCAGATCCGCGCGGGACGATTCCCCCGGCGCTTCGCTCAGCTCATGGTGGGGCTGAGCCTTTTCGGCCTGGGGCTGGCGCTCATCATCGTCTCCGGCCTGGGCGCCCCGCCGTGGAGCGTGCTGGAGGTCGCGGTCGCGCACCGGGCGGGTCTTTCGGTGGGCTCGGCGAACATCATCATCTCCTTCCTCGTGCTCGCCGCCTGGGTGCCGCTGCGCATCGTGCCGGGGCTGGGCACCGTGCTCAACGCGATCTGGATCGGGGTGAGCATCGACGCCAGCATGCGCTTCCTCGCCGCCCCCGACCCCTGGTGGGCGAAGGCGCTCATGATGGCGGTCGGGATCGTCGTGGTGGGTTTCGCCAGCTCCTTGTACATCGGCGCCCAGTTCGGCCCCGGCCCGCGCGACGGGCTCATGACGGGGTTGCACTCCCGCTTCGGGTGGTCGATCGCGCGCGTGCGCATCGGGTTGGAGGTCGCGGTGCTGGCCGCGGGCTGGCTGCTCGGCGGCCCGGTGGGGATCGGCACGGTCGCCTACGCGGCGTTCCTCGGCCCGATCATCGGCGCGACGCTCGCGCCGTGCATCGTCCCGCTCGGGGACCTCGAGGACTCGGAGGTAACCGACTGA